Proteins encoded in a region of the Quercus lobata isolate SW786 chromosome 8, ValleyOak3.0 Primary Assembly, whole genome shotgun sequence genome:
- the LOC115957522 gene encoding LOB domain-containing protein 21 — protein MKSHEPRSSSSCAACKFLKRRCTPNCIFAPYFRSDEPKKFAKVHKVFGASNVSKILMEVPEEQREDTVNSLAYEAEARLRDPVYGCIGAIALLQRKMVELQHELAIARARLSRYAAVASSSSTPSSLSSSTILDDRISIAPFPDAFSCNGLSYSFSQSPSDLSRYGPVNDFGQIPYVL, from the coding sequence ATGAAGAGTCATGAGCCCCGTTCAAGTTCTTCTTGTGCAGCTTGCAAATTCTTGAAAAGAAGATGCACCCCCAATTGTATATTTGCACCTTATTTTCGCTCCGATGAGCCAAAGAAATTTGCCAAGGTTCACAAGGTGTTTGGAGCAAGCAATGTAAGCAAGATCCTCATGGAAGTGCCAGAGGAGCAACGTGAGGACACGGTGAATTCACTTGCATATGAGGCCGAGGCAAGGCTTAGAGACCCAGTTTATGGGTGCATTGGTGCCATAGCTTTGTTGCAAAGAAAGATGGTTGAGCTTCAACATGAACTAGCCATTGCTAGAGCTCGTCTGTCTCGTTATGCAGCTGTtgcttcatcatcatcaacaccttcttctttatcatcttcAACTATCTTGGATGATCGCATTAGCATAGCTCCTTTCCCTGATGCTTTTTCTTGCAATGGACTGAGTTATAGTTTCAGCCAGAGTCCATCTGATTTGAGCCGATATGGACCAGTGAATGATTTTGGCCAAATCCCATATGTATTATGA